TTCGATAGTCGAGGTATAGCTGACCATCGTGCCATCTTTGTCCACTACGGCGAAATGCGATGTACCGTTTTCAGGCGGTTCGTCACCATCGGCCCATGCTATAGTCGGCGCGCCTGCGGGCGTACCGGGTGTCACTTTCTCTATCGCTTTATCTGGATCAATCAGCGCACTGCGCCGCGCGATATAGACGGGGTCGATCAAACCTTTGACTGGGACGTCTACAAAATCGCTATCTGCCAGATAGATTTCCCGGTCGGCATAAGCCAGTCGCTGCGATTCGAGAAACAGATGCCAGGTTACGGGATTATCTGCACCGAGCGCAGCCAGATCGAATCGTTCCAATTGCCCGAGAATTTGTACCACTGCGACTGCGCCCGACGATGGCGGCCCCATGCCGCACACTCTGTAACCGCGATATTGGCCGCACACCGGCTCGCGTTCTTTGGAGACGTAGCCCATTACATCTTCTGCTGTCATTCCGCCCGCTCGCGGGGTCTTTAACCGGACAATATTGGCAAGCTCGATCGCGTAGCCTGATTCATAGAAGGCAGCGGTTCCTTGCTCCGCCAGTGTTTCGAGAGTGAAAACAAGGTCGGGGTTGGTAATGGTCGTGCCGACAGGCTTAGGCTCGCCTTCGGCAGTGTAATAGGTTGTGCGGCCATATTCGGTTAGTCCCGCGCGGCCAATTTGCCCGTCAAGCGATTGGTGGAGCCTGCGATTGACTGCAAATCCGTCTTTGGCGAGCTTGATGGCCGGTTCGAACAGCTTGGCCCATGGCAGCTTGCCGTGTCGCTCATGAGCTTTGGCCACCATCGCGACATTGCCCGGTACGCCGACGCTAAGCCCGCTGAGTAAGGCTTCACGGTAGGGAAGCAGCTTGCCATCTTCGCCCATAAACCATTGCGGATCAGCGCCCGCCGGCGCGGTTTCGCGTCCGTCCAACGTTTCCACCCGCCCGTCGGCTGTACCGCGCACATAGAACCCACCTCCGCCAATGCCGGAGCTTTGCGGTTCGACGACAGTAAGCGCCAGCATTACAGCGATAGCTGCATCGGTCGCCGATCCGCCTGCTGCGAGCATTTCTTCGCCAGCCGCCTGCGCTCTCGGGTCCGCTGCGCTTACCGAACCGGCAACTGCCAATGTGGCCTCGGGAATGGAATTGACCGACAGATCCTCGGCCATGGGTGCGGCGCAACCCGCGATCAGAAGCGGTGCGGACAGGGCGGCGATCAAACGATATGTCATAGGTGGCGTGCTATTCGCTCCCGACCGCCTCTGCAATGGTGGAGAAGCCGTCGCGCTTCATCAATCGCTCCAGACCGCGCGTTATTGTCTTGGGCAGGCCGGGGCCTTCATAGACCATCGCGCTGTAAAGCTGGACGAGACTGGCGCCCGCGCGGATCCGCTCCCAAGCGTCTTCCGCATTGCCAATGCCGCCGACACCTATCAGTGGGACGCCCGCGCCCGTCGCCTTGCGGAAGTCGCGCAGCCGCTCCAGCGCCAGTGATTTGAGCGGTGCACCCGATAAGCCGCCCGTCTCCCCGATATGGCGTGATTGTAGCGACGCCGGACGGCTGATGGTGGTGTTGGAAACGATCAGCGCGCCCAAACCTTTGTCTTTCGCAATACGCGCTATTGAATCGATATCGGCCGCAGTCAGATCGGGCGCGACTTTCAAAAAGACTGGAGGGCCTTTGGGCTCGCGCGCTTCGAATACCGCATCGAGAAGCTCGATCAGCGCCCCTTCATCTTGCAGCGCCCTCAGACCAGGCGTGTTGGGGCTGGAGATATTGACCGCAAGATAGGTCGCCAGCGGCGCCATAATCCGTGTCATTTCGGCATAGTCTGCAATCCGGTCGATCGAGTCTTTGTTGGCGCCGATATTGATCCCGACGATTCCGCTTTTGCCTTTCCGGGCGGTTAACCGCCTTTTCGCGACCGCTGCGCCGCCATTGTTGAAGCCCATCCGGTTTATAACCGCTTTGTCCTCCACCAATCGGAAGAGCCGGGGTTTGGGGTTGCCCTCTTGCGGACGCGGTGTGATCGATCCGACTTCGGTAAATCCGAAGCCGAGACCCAACATAGCATCCGGCACCTCCGCGTCTTTGTCATACCCGGCGGCAACCCCCACAGGGTTGGGAAAGCGAATGCCCGCGACATGTGTGGCCAGCTTTCCAGCCTTCGGCGGCGTTCCGGCAGGAGCCATTCGCAGCCCTGCAATACTCAGCTGGTGGGCCCGTTCGGGATCAAGCGTGAAAATCGCTGGCTTGAGAAGTTTGAATATCATCGCGATTCGCTATGCCAACGGCCAAGAGCGCTGTCGATGCCGAGTTTGTCTGCCATAAAATTATCTAGTAATTACAATACTAGACGCCGATTTTTGTCGACCTGTCGTTTCCATACAATCGGTTCGGAGTGGTTTTGCCTATCCCCTTGGTGCGACCCGAAGGGCTCTAGCAATACGCAAAGAGTTCCTCGACTTCAGGGGCAGTTTCGGAAACGGAGCTGCCCCTTTTTTGCGCGTATTTTCGACAAGCGTTCTGGCCAAACCGCTATTTGCCCGATTAGGAGGGCAGTATAGGTTTTAGGAGAAGACGATGTCGCGCAAATCCCTGATGATTTCCTGTGCAGCCTTTGGTTTGATGATGGCCGGAGGCACTTCTGTCTACGCCCAGTCCGAAACGGTAGACGCGGCCGTTGTCGATGTTGAAGCGGTGGATATCAATGTGCTGTTCGAGGAGTATGACGCGGCTCAGCTCGAACTATCGCCCCTGTCAAAATCATATCGCGGGATTCGCGATGACGATTACGGCGAATGGGGCGACTTCAGTGATGCCGCTGCTGTGGCAAGCGAAGAATTGCTTCAGGCGACTGCCGAAAAGATGCGCGCTGCTTTCGATGTTGATCAGTTAAGCGATAGCGACGCACTGTCTTACCGGCTGTTCGACGCAATGGCGGAGCGTAGCGCCGAGCGATTCAAATTTCGCAACTACGATTATATCTTCGACCAGATGCGGGGTGCGCAAAGCCAGCTACCTGCATTTCTAATTAACATCCACCGCGTATCGACTGTGGACGATGCCGCAGCCTATGTCAGCCGGCTGGAAAAGCTTGGTCCTGCCATCGATCAGTTGATCGTTGCGACGCGCAATCAAGCTGATGACGGGGTTATGCCGCCTGATTGGGTCTTTCCCTATGTCGTTTCCGATATCGAAAATATTCTCGATCAAAGCAGCAATCCGGTGCTTGAAGACTTCGATAAGAAGATCGAAAGCCTATCGATCGAAGGGCCAGCCAAGAATGCGCTGAAACTGGATGCAGCCAGTGCGTGGAATAGCCATGCACGCCCCGCCTTTGCACGGCTGCTCGATGAAATTAAGCGACAACAAGCGATTGCGCCAACCGATGACGGTGTATGGCGTTTCCCCGAGGGTGAAGCATATTACAAAGCGCTACTCGCCAATTACACAACAACCGATCTGACCGCGAACGAGGTTCACAATATCGGCCTGCGCGAAGTCGAGCGGATCCATGGCGAAATGCGCGCAATAATGGCGAAGGTTGGCTTCAAAGGCACATTGCAGGATTTCTTCAAGTTTACCCGCAACGATGACCAGTTTTTCTACACCACGAGAGAAGACTATCTGCGCGATGCGCAGGCGAAGCTTGATGCGATGGAGGCCAAACTGCCCGAATATTTCGGGCGGCTCCCCAAAGCGCCCATGGTCATCAAGCCGGTTGAGGCATTTCGCGAAAAGAGCGCAGGTAAAGCCTTCTACCAAAGCCCTGCCCCCGACGGGTCGCGGCCTGGCACCTATTACGTGAACCTCTATAATCTGCGCGATATGTCGAAGAACGAGCTGGAAGCGCTCGCCTATCACGAGGGCTTCCCGGGGCACCATTTGCAGCGCGCTCTACAGACCGAGATGGGCGATCTTCCGCCCTTCCGGCGCTTCGGAGGCGTAACTGCTTACACTGAGGGCTGGGGCCTCTACACCGAAGAGCTGCCCAAAGAGATGGGCTTTTACCAAGATCCCTATTCGGACTTTGGCCGCTTAGGCATGGAGCTGTGGCGCGCGTGCCGGTTGGTGGTTGATACCGGCCTCCACCACAAACGCTGGAGCCGTGAAGAAGCGATCCAATATCTGACCGACAATACACCGAACCCTGATGGCGATATCCGCAAGGCCATTGAACGCTATGCGGTCTATCCAGGGCAAGCGACCGCCTATATGATCGGCAAGCTCAAGATTATGGAGC
This genomic window from Pontixanthobacter aestiaquae contains:
- a CDS encoding quinone-dependent dihydroorotate dehydrogenase; translation: MIFKLLKPAIFTLDPERAHQLSIAGLRMAPAGTPPKAGKLATHVAGIRFPNPVGVAAGYDKDAEVPDAMLGLGFGFTEVGSITPRPQEGNPKPRLFRLVEDKAVINRMGFNNGGAAVAKRRLTARKGKSGIVGINIGANKDSIDRIADYAEMTRIMAPLATYLAVNISSPNTPGLRALQDEGALIELLDAVFEAREPKGPPVFLKVAPDLTAADIDSIARIAKDKGLGALIVSNTTISRPASLQSRHIGETGGLSGAPLKSLALERLRDFRKATGAGVPLIGVGGIGNAEDAWERIRAGASLVQLYSAMVYEGPGLPKTITRGLERLMKRDGFSTIAEAVGSE
- the ggt gene encoding gamma-glutamyltransferase, whose amino-acid sequence is MTYRLIAALSAPLLIAGCAAPMAEDLSVNSIPEATLAVAGSVSAADPRAQAAGEEMLAAGGSATDAAIAVMLALTVVEPQSSGIGGGGFYVRGTADGRVETLDGRETAPAGADPQWFMGEDGKLLPYREALLSGLSVGVPGNVAMVAKAHERHGKLPWAKLFEPAIKLAKDGFAVNRRLHQSLDGQIGRAGLTEYGRTTYYTAEGEPKPVGTTITNPDLVFTLETLAEQGTAAFYESGYAIELANIVRLKTPRAGGMTAEDVMGYVSKEREPVCGQYRGYRVCGMGPPSSGAVAVVQILGQLERFDLAALGADNPVTWHLFLESQRLAYADREIYLADSDFVDVPVKGLIDPVYIARRSALIDPDKAIEKVTPGTPAGAPTIAWADGDEPPENGTSHFAVVDKDGTMVSYTSTIEGPFGSGLIFGGFYLNNELTDFSRSPEVDGRLVANRVEGGKRPRSSMSPTIIYSPNGKPFAAIGAAGGTTIPVQTARGIIGLIDFGLTVDEALGLPLLMAFGERVLVEEGTWFEEQMDTFKSLGHDQIIARKPPLKAGAVHWNGTEWISARDPRLDGMLEYTPE
- a CDS encoding DUF885 domain-containing protein; the protein is MSRKSLMISCAAFGLMMAGGTSVYAQSETVDAAVVDVEAVDINVLFEEYDAAQLELSPLSKSYRGIRDDDYGEWGDFSDAAAVASEELLQATAEKMRAAFDVDQLSDSDALSYRLFDAMAERSAERFKFRNYDYIFDQMRGAQSQLPAFLINIHRVSTVDDAAAYVSRLEKLGPAIDQLIVATRNQADDGVMPPDWVFPYVVSDIENILDQSSNPVLEDFDKKIESLSIEGPAKNALKLDAASAWNSHARPAFARLLDEIKRQQAIAPTDDGVWRFPEGEAYYKALLANYTTTDLTANEVHNIGLREVERIHGEMRAIMAKVGFKGTLQDFFKFTRNDDQFFYTTREDYLRDAQAKLDAMEAKLPEYFGRLPKAPMVIKPVEAFREKSAGKAFYQSPAPDGSRPGTYYVNLYNLRDMSKNELEALAYHEGFPGHHLQRALQTEMGDLPPFRRFGGVTAYTEGWGLYTEELPKEMGFYQDPYSDFGRLGMELWRACRLVVDTGLHHKRWSREEAIQYLTDNTPNPDGDIRKAIERYAVYPGQATAYMIGKLKIMELRERAKTGLGDAFDIRGFHDTVLLSGPVPLSILEENVDAWIAAEQE